The genomic window GCAACATTTAGTCCTGATCCACTTGACCAATTATAGGCATAAGGTCCTGTACCATTAATTGCAGTAACAGTTGCGCTTCCACTACAAACCCCAAAGCATTGAGGATTAATTACATTTGAAATTGAAGCTGTAATTGATAAAGGTTGGGTTATAACAACTGTATTAGTTGCAGTACATAAATTTGCGTCAATGGCCGTAACAGTGTAATTTCCTGCACATAAACTTGTTGCAGATGGCAAAACTGCTGAATTTGACCACACATAATTATATCCTGGAGTTCCACCATTTGCAGATACTGTAGCCATTCCATTACATATACCAGAACAAGTTGCATTAGTTGTAGATACTATAGCAACATTTACTTGAGTAGGTTGAGTAATAACAAACGGATTTGTTACCTGACAACTATTTGCATCTAATATCGTAACAGTATAATTACCAGCAGACAAGCCAGATGCTACATCTATTGAACTAACTCCACCAGTCCAGTTATAAATATAAGGAGAAGTTCCACCACTAACTGTTACACTTGCAGTTCCAGTATTATTTCCAAAACAGTTTAAATTAGTTTGGTTAGGTACAACTACAATTGGGTTTGGAGCAGTGATGGTAAAAGGATATGTTGAAGTACATAAATTAGCATCTGTTACAGTTACGCCATAATTTCCTGCAGGAAATGGAGCACCGGTACCATTTGACCATGTATATGTATATGCAGGAGTACCACCTGTTGTAGTAACATTCGCAGTTCCATTAGAACCTGTTGCACATGTAACCGGAGATGTTGAAACGTTTACATTTAACTGAGGTGGATTATTAACCTGAACTGTCGTAAGTGGACTAAGGCAATGATTATCACTAACCTGTAATGTTATTGACTGTAATCCTGCAGTACCCCAATTAACTGTATATGGTCCCGAACCTGTTCCAGAAACTACCGTACCACCTCCAAATGTCCAACCAAAACTTGATGTTGGAGCTGCAGTACCAGTAAAAGTAATTGTTGAATTTTGACCGAAACAACTTATAGAAGTCGCTGTAAATGTTGAAGTAGGATTTTCAGTAAATGTAATAGCAACTACATCAGAACAAGTTAATCCTGTAGAATTTGTTATTGTCCATGTTAAATTATATGTTCCGGAAGCTGTTGCTGTTACCAAAGCAGTTGCAGAATTATTAGGAGTAAAAGAAACTCCGGCAGGTCCCGACCAGGTAAGATTGTAATCACCCGCTGCAGCTACTGCAGCTAAATTAGTACTTAGTCCACAGACAGAAGCATCGGGTCCAGCATTAGCAGAACAGGCACTACATGGACCAGGAGCAGTATATGTAGTAGTATAATCACAAAATGCATCTGCAGAAAAAATAAATGTTACAGTATGTACAGAACCATCACTATTTAATCCGGTTAAATTGTAGTTTAATGGGCTTGTAAATGGCGCATTAATAGTTTGAGTTGCACCTGCATTATCAGAAATAGTCATTGTACCTGTTAAAGGTGCATCATGAAATGAAACAGAACCAGAGACACTATATTCATTAGTTCCCGGAGTACATGCTGAAGGGTTTGCAGTGGCGGTTGTAAAACCACAAGGTGTAACAATTGAGCAATCTGTACTTCCCGCTCCACTTGCACCAAAATTAGATTGCGAAAAAACTATATCACCTGCAGCATTAGAATAATTTGTTATACACAATAAATAATACTGACCAGTTACAGCATTTGATATATGAATATTTTCTACCGGGGCAGGGTCATAGCTACAATCAATAGTTGTACCACCTGCACTTCCAGGGTAAAAACTTGGATCAGTAGTATTATTTGGGCAGCTACTGCAGGTAGCAGTTAATTGTGAACATATTCCTGTCATTGAATTAAATGGACCCCATGCTGTAAAATCAATATCATTACCAGTTGGAGATGACATGTTAATGGTAATATTACCTGATTGATCTATTAAAAGATAATACCAAACAGGATTAGGTTGTGTATACAAACAACTGTAATTAGGTCCGGATTCTGCAGTGTTATTTGTATTCATTGGAAAACCATAAGTAACACCAGAACAAAAAGGATCTGCAATATTACAACTTGTTCCCTGTGAAAAAGCTTGACTACTTGCAGAAAAAAGAAAAAGGAATAATGAATAAAATAGAAACTTATTCATAATATTTTATTTGTTATTTTTTTTAAACTCTTCACGACGAATAATTGCTCTATCCAACTGTTCAGTAAACTTTGTTACTGTTCCATCAAATAAATATTTCGCATATCCGCTACTCCACATATGCTGAATCTTTGTTTCAAAATAATACACTTGAAAATCATAATAATCAATTAAAGAAGAATCATTACAATTTGTATTAAATGTAAAATCTTTAAATTTAAAATCCATTGCTTTTTTTAAAGCCTCATCATTATTTAAAAAAGTTTTTGTTAATATTCTTACATCGCCAACATAAAACTCAGAAATTTTGAAGCTTTCAATTAATTTTCTTATATCGCTAAAACTATTTGGAATATTTAAAACAAGTTCACCATTTTGAATGTTGGAATTCTCAATTTCAGTAATAGTCAATTCCTTTACAAATTTATGTTCTAAAACAGAATTTTTCCACTTATTTTTTACCTCAGAACTTAGGTTTTCCACTGTAAAATCTAATTTTTCTATATTAGTAATATCTTTAGTTATTACTTTTTTTGTACCTAATATAAATTTCAAAGTTGGACTATGAGTTTCTTGAGCAAAAAGATTAAACGAGATTAAGCTCACTAACAGTACAATAGCTGAAATGTTAAATAAATTTCTCATGGTTTTTTATTTTTAAAGACGAAAAAAAAAGCAGATGGTTGTCTATTTAAATAGAGAATAGTGGTAAATATAAAAAAAATATTTTTAATCTTGCATCTAAGTTTAAGTTTAGTAAATGTCAAAAAAAGACGAAAAAATCAATCGAGTTTCATTTTTTGAAAATTTCAAGAAATGGCCACTTTTTATTTACCTTTTAGTTTTTGCAATATATGGCAATACTATTTTTAATAAATATGCACTTGATGATGAATTTGTAATTAAAAATAATGAACAAGTACAAAAAGGGATAAAAGCAATTCCAGAAATCTTTGTAACTCAATATTTTCAGAATAGCAATGCCAATTTCGGATATAGACCATTTACTAAAGCTGTGTTTGCAATTGAATATGAAATATTTGGCGAAAATCCTCACGTAAGTCATTTTATAAATGTTTTGCTATTTGCTTTAACATGTACATTATTATTAAAATTATTAATTAAAATTATTTTACCTAGAACAGGGCCAATATTCATATTTATAACAATGTTAATATGGATATGTCACCCTATACATACTGAAGTTGTTGCCAGTTTAAAAAACAGAGAAGAATTACTTTATTTAATCTTTTGTTTACTATCTCTTAAACACTTTATCAATTTTATTGAAAAACAAAAATGGTATTATCTTGTATTTGCTATTAGTTTTTATATTTTTTCATTTTTAACTAAACAAAGTGCAATTTCATTTGCTTTAATTATCCCAATGGTTTTATGGTTTTTATTTATTAAAACAGAACCTATAACTTTAATGATTAAGAATAATTTAAGATTAATTTCCTCTGTTTTAATATTATTTGTGGTTGCCTATATTTTGTATAAAATACCAAATTGGGTTTTCCCATCTGACAAATTAGAACTTCTTTCTTTTGAAAATCCTTTAAGATTTGAGCATTCAAAATTAGCCAGAATTTCACTTTCTGCTTATGCTATGCTAATTAATATTAAACTACTTTTCATACCTCATCCTCTAGTTTTCTATTATGGTCAGTTTACCATTCCGGAGGTTAAGATTACTGATTTCTGGGTTTTATTTTCATTATTACTTCATGCCATTATTTTATTTTTTACAGTTAAACACTTAAAAAAGAAATCTGTTTTATTATTTGGCACATTGTTTTATTTTCTTGGAATTTTGCCATTCTCAAACTATTTTATGGAAATTAACGGTATAGTAGCCGAACGCTTTCTATACGCTCCGTCAATTGGCTTTGTAATAGCATTAACATTTATAATATTTAAACTAACAAAAACAGCATTTGATGCAAAATCACTTAAATTTACCAACCAGGCTTTAAAGTACATTGTTATAATTATTGTTATAATTTTTTCAATTAAAACCGTAGCAAGAAATACCAGTTGGAAAGATGGTATGACTCTATATAGAAATGACATTAAATATCTTGAAAATTCAGTTAAAGCAAATGATATTCTTGCTCAGGAAATGATGGATAAAATAATCAGAGAAATAAATATTAAAAAACCTTTTGCTGAATTAAAACCCAGCCTTGACAGTATAATATTTTTATATAACCGGACATTGTCACTTTTTCCGAATAACCCTAAGGCTCTTAACAACGTTGCAAATGCATATATCAATTTTTACAATAAACCTGAAATAGCACTAGAATATATTCAAAAAGCATATACATTTAAGCAAAATAGTTTTGAGGTAACATTTAATCTTGGACAATGTTACGAGATGTTAAAAAATGACAGTGACGCATTAACATACTACAAATTAGCATCAAATATTGATCCTGGCTATCCGAAAACATGGCATAAAATTATTACGCTTTATTATAAATTTAATTTACCGGATAGCGCAAAGTACACCTGCGAAAGGATGTTGAAAATTGATACTACAACAGAAATACCATATGTAGGTTTAGGCTATTATTACATATTAAATAAAGACACTGCCAAAGCAGTAAGTTATTGGGAAAAAGCATTTACAAGAAACCCTCAGAATTATGAAAGAACTTATAGTTTATTTCAGTATTTCAGGGTTCACAAAGATACAATCAAAGCACAATTCTATTACGAAAAAGCATTAGAAGCAAAGAAATATCAACAAAAATAATTGTACTTATTTGTTATAATAATAATCAATAAATACAATTTTTTCATTAAAATTATAATTATTAAGAACTGTTGAATTCGGATAATTTAATACCGATATATTATTACTGTCAACAAGATATAAATATTTAGAAATATCTTCAAATTTCATGAAATCTGCTTTATTACCCGAAGCATAAATAGTTGAGTTTCCATAAAATTTTTCAACTAATCTTAACTCATTTCCAACAGATAATAAATATTGATTATCCCAAGTTTCTATTGCGTAATTATACAATCCTACAATTTGATTGCCAAAAGTTTGCAAATTGTTAATTTCTGTATAATAAGTGTACATCTGAATATTATTTAAACTTTTACCCCACACGATCACAGAATTGGCATCGTGTGATAAAATGTTATATGGTAAAAAATTAATCATATATTTTGAAATAAGACCTCCATTGGGATATAATAATTGAATTGAATAATTACTTGATAAATTCTCCTCAACAAAAGCAAATAAATTATTATCACAGAAATTAAAAAAAATCGGAGCACCACTTGTAATTGAATTCATCTTTTTCACATTTCCCATATTATCATAACCATAGATATAACCGTTTGCATCTGTTACATAAGTATAATTCTCATAAACCTTTGCTTCTCCTTTAAAAACATGACCAGGAGCTGTTAATCCTGTCTTTTGCCATACTTCCTGAAAATCGGGTAATGAGTAGGAAATCAAATTACCATCATCTGATAAAAATGATATTTGCTCTGAATAACTATTTACACATGAACTGATAATATTTTTTGAAATATAACCAACCTGATTAAAACCAGCCGAATTATCGATACAATAAATTTTCAAACCTGATAAATCTCTTACTCCAACATAAACAGATTTTAATGCTCTTTGAATTCCAATAATATTTACCTTAATAAATTTATTTACAATATTCTCACCATCATCAGCGTGAATTACTAAATAATAAATTCCGGTTTCAAAATACTTATTATTGAAAAAATAAAATTCGTCTATGTTTATTTCACTTCCCGAAAAAGTTTTTACCATAGAAGTTGTAAATACCTGCAATTGTTCATTTACAATATAAACAGAAACAGTTAATGGTCCATAATCATCTGCTATATTAACCTTTACCCTTACACTATCTATAGCATTTAAAGTAATATTGGCCTGAGGATACAAAGAATTAATTACAGGAGCCTCATTCTTTTTTTCTTTTTTACAGGCTAAAGTCAGAAACAATGAAGTAATTAACAACAGAGTACAAATAAATCTCATATTAGGAACATTGTTATTTATTTTGATACTCTTATTTGATTGCATGCCATAAAGTTCAGAATTTTTCAACAAAATACAAACATTTGGTGTTAAAAAAACAAATATTAATTATTGCACTGCATCATTAATCAATTCCTAAATTTGAATCCGAAATAACAAATATGGAAAAGAAAGACTACAAAAAGAAGCAAGTTGTTCAGAATGAATCAAATTTAGGGAAAATTCCTCCACAGGCATTAGAGTTGGAAGAGGCAGTTTTAGGTGCTATTATGATTGATAAAGATGCTGCCAACACAGTTCTTGAGATATTAAAGCCCGAAAGTTTTTATAGCGATATAAACAAAAAAGTTTTTGAAGCAATAACTGCATTATCAAAAGAAATGCAGCCTATAGACATTTTAACTGTTAAAGACGAACTAGTTAAACGTAAACAATTAAATGAAATCGGTGGTGCATTATATTTAACCAAACTTACAGGAAGAGTGGCTTCTGCTGCCCATTGTGAGTTTCATGCACGTATTATTGCTCAAAAGTATATTCAAAGAGAACTTATCCGGATTGCTACCGATATTGAAAGAAAAGCTTTCGATGATGAAGAAGATATTGACGATTTGCTTGATTACAGCCAGGACCAGATTTTTGGTCTTTCAGAAGGAACAATAAAACGCGAAACTCAACCTATAGATGAAGTTCTGAAAAAAGCAATTGAACAAATAAGGATTGCCGGTGAACGTAAAGATGGATTAAGTGGTGTTCCATCAGGGTTTTCAGACATTGACAGAGTAACCTCAGGATGGCAAAATTCAGATTTAATTATAGTTGCAGCCCGTCCAAGTATGGGTAAAACTGCATTCGTACTTTCAATGGCAAGAAATATTGCAGTAAACCACAAGCAGGCAGTTGGCTTTTTCAGTCTTGAAATGTCATCTGTTCAGTTGGTAAATCGTCTTGTTGTTGCCGAAACCGAACTAAAGGCTGAAACAATTCGTACCGGAAAACTTAGTCCTCAGGAATGGGGCATTTTAGAAACCAGAATAAAAACACTAGAAAATTGCAATATTTATATTGACGATACCCCAGCAATCACAATTTTTGAACTTCGCTCAAAAGCAAGAAGATTAGTTTCGCAAAAAGACGTAAAACTTATTATTATTGACTATTTGCAATTAATGAGTTCACCTAGCGACAATAAGGGAAATCGCGAACAAGAAGTAAGTACAATTTCACGTTCTCTTAAAGCTTTGGCAAAAGATTTAAACGTTCCAATTATAGCTCTTTCGCAGTTAAACCGTTCTGTCGAAACAAGATCAGGTTCAAAACGACCACAACTTTCCGACCTTCGTGAATCTGGAGCTATTGAACAGGATGCTGATATTGTAATGTTTATTCACCGACCTGAGAAATACGGTCTGGATAGTGGCGAAGAAGGTGAATCAACTAAAGGACTGGCACAAATCATCATTGCAAAACACAGAAACGGTGCAGTAACCGATGTTGATCTTAAATTTATTGAAAACTTTGCAAAATTTACAGATTGGGACGAATTCGGTATTGGAAACATTACCGACAGCCAATCCCCAACTGTTGTGATGCCTTCAAAAATGAATACCTCTACAGACATTTCAAAACT from Bacteroidia bacterium includes these protein-coding regions:
- a CDS encoding gliding motility-associated C-terminal domain-containing protein — its product is MNKFLFYSLFLFLFSASSQAFSQGTSCNIADPFCSGVTYGFPMNTNNTAESGPNYSCLYTQPNPVWYYLLIDQSGNITINMSSPTGNDIDFTAWGPFNSMTGICSQLTATCSSCPNNTTDPSFYPGSAGGTTIDCSYDPAPVENIHISNAVTGQYYLLCITNYSNAAGDIVFSQSNFGASGAGSTDCSIVTPCGFTTATANPSACTPGTNEYSVSGSVSFHDAPLTGTMTISDNAGATQTINAPFTSPLNYNLTGLNSDGSVHTVTFIFSADAFCDYTTTYTAPGPCSACSANAGPDASVCGLSTNLAAVAAAGDYNLTWSGPAGVSFTPNNSATALVTATASGTYNLTWTITNSTGLTCSDVVAITFTENPTSTFTATSISCFGQNSTITFTGTAAPTSSFGWTFGGGTVVSGTGSGPYTVNWGTAGLQSITLQVSDNHCLSPLTTVQVNNPPQLNVNVSTSPVTCATGSNGTANVTTTGGTPAYTYTWSNGTGAPFPAGNYGVTVTDANLCTSTYPFTITAPNPIVVVPNQTNLNCFGNNTGTASVTVSGGTSPYIYNWTGGVSSIDVASGLSAGNYTVTILDANSCQVTNPFVITQPTQVNVAIVSTTNATCSGICNGMATVSANGGTPGYNYVWSNSAVLPSATSLCAGNYTVTAIDANLCTATNTVVITQPLSITASISNVINPQCFGVCSGSATVTAINGTGPYAYNWSSGSGLNVANNLCPGNYTVTASDANGCSTTTTTTIVQPAQLIATANNFIATNCYGSCDGSATITGSGGTPPYTYNWAAGTQNAQVNNTLCAGTHFVTVTDANYCTASTAAFISQPSQLTITGISKINASCYGMNDGSIDINIIGGIGYYTYSIGSQTDTIGNFGNLSAGLYNVTVTDLHGCSTVSASTITQPAQLVVSAITTHSICPGEWAYLSANASGGTPAYIYYWNGIASPPSIGVNPVTTTNYTVSVTDARGCTSNSVIVSVLVSLPLVVDVIASPTSICPGDTAQLSVSMTNGGGPPYMVYNTQGDILIPPVMISPATSGLQYLYVKDGCGSIAHDSVFITVNPSPIVSFVSDTVSGCEPLTVAFVPGSVQPGQVYLWNFGDASYNAISYDMNPVHEFTQDGTFDVSLTVTSPQGCSTTLINEQMISVWPAPDARFVATPAVASIIKPQIFFTNLSEFASTYIWSFGDGDSSSIENPMHWYPDLGNYLVHLVATTDKGCSDTVSSVILIRDEYTFYAPSAISPDFDEINDVFYVLGNGISTKDFHLYIFDRWGSVIYETDMYDPEQPAKYGWDGSANGGAIVPVGSYTWLVKYYDGDRIEHDRSGVVNVIR
- the dnaB gene encoding replicative DNA helicase, with amino-acid sequence MEKKDYKKKQVVQNESNLGKIPPQALELEEAVLGAIMIDKDAANTVLEILKPESFYSDINKKVFEAITALSKEMQPIDILTVKDELVKRKQLNEIGGALYLTKLTGRVASAAHCEFHARIIAQKYIQRELIRIATDIERKAFDDEEDIDDLLDYSQDQIFGLSEGTIKRETQPIDEVLKKAIEQIRIAGERKDGLSGVPSGFSDIDRVTSGWQNSDLIIVAARPSMGKTAFVLSMARNIAVNHKQAVGFFSLEMSSVQLVNRLVVAETELKAETIRTGKLSPQEWGILETRIKTLENCNIYIDDTPAITIFELRSKARRLVSQKDVKLIIIDYLQLMSSPSDNKGNREQEVSTISRSLKALAKDLNVPIIALSQLNRSVETRSGSKRPQLSDLRESGAIEQDADIVMFIHRPEKYGLDSGEEGESTKGLAQIIIAKHRNGAVTDVDLKFIENFAKFTDWDEFGIGNITDSQSPTVVMPSKMNTSTDISKLDIGRSFDDDNVAPY